Proteins encoded by one window of Saprospiraceae bacterium:
- a CDS encoding tetratricopeptide repeat protein, whose amino-acid sequence MEKAMQSDEHNFGKDHPTTAVRYSNLATVLKALGDYQGAKSLLEKAMQSDEHNFGKDHPTTAVRYSNLATVLKALGDYQGAKSLLEKAMQSDEHNFGKDHPTTAVSYSNLALVLKDLGELESALELARKTLSIFEAVFPIGHPYIDQAKSILNGIKEAMKKEGKG is encoded by the coding sequence TTGGAAAAAGCCATGCAGTCCGATGAGCACAACTTTGGAAAAGACCATCCCACCACCGCCGTAAGGTATTCCAATTTGGCAACCGTGCTTAAAGCCCTGGGGGATTATCAGGGCGCCAAATCCCTCTTGGAAAAAGCCATGCAGTCCGATGAGCACAACTTTGGAAAAGACCATCCCACCACCGCCGTAAGGTATTCCAATTTGGCAACCGTGCTTAAAGCCCTGGGGGATTATCAGGGCGCCAAATCCCTCTTGGAAAAAGCCATGCAGTCCGATGAGCACAACTTTGGAAAAGACCATCCCACCACCGCCGTAAGTTATTCCAATTTGGCATTAGTGCTTAAAGACCTGGGGGAGTTGGAATCTGCTTTGGAATTGGCACGAAAGACACTCTCCATTTTTGAAGCGGTTTTCCCTATTGGACATCCATATATTGATCAGGCTAAAAGCATTTTGAATGGAATCAAGGAGGCGATGAAAAAGGAGGGGAAGGGGTGA
- a CDS encoding tetratricopeptide repeat protein has product MANAYVFQFYEEYQLIAWITQNAEDIADDFVQNKGLIRSLEIDTEGKEADAVFLEVLLRLHQQKGHPKLFIIDNATQAIEQYLDKLPAQPEWHLLVTSRERIHGLHPMSLDFLSPEEAILLFKKHCTTIKEEALIKEVVETVDYHTLTIEILAKTAEKQRTDIQDLKRALEQDLRANVKTRHSKNNIEKITSYLSTIFTISGLDEKEIGLMKQFASLPPVFHSYELLDELIDPQASESADFFSETLANLVEKGWLIKEEATDNYKMHRIIIDITQTKAAIEPDDIAPLIEQVTSKLSMDYTKDNPIDKFQWIPYGNAILKALPTSDAAPIANLQNNLALVLKDLGDYQGAKTLLEKAMQSDEHNFGKDHPTTAVRYSNLALVLQDLGDYQGAKTLLEKAMQSDEHNFGKDHPTTAVRYSNLALVLQDLGDYQGAKTLLEKAMQSAEHNFGKDHPTTAVRYSNLALVLQDLGDYQGAKTLLEKAMQSDEHHFGKDHPNTAGSYSIWQPCFMPLEIIRAPKPSWKKRCTPMSTTLEKTIPIRLEGIPIWQPCLKPLGIIRAPKPSWKKPCSPMSTTLEKTIPPPP; this is encoded by the coding sequence CTGGCTAACGCTTATGTTTTCCAATTTTATGAGGAATATCAACTCATTGCCTGGATCACGCAGAATGCAGAAGATATTGCAGATGATTTCGTGCAGAACAAAGGCTTAATACGAAGCCTGGAGATCGACACTGAAGGAAAAGAGGCTGATGCTGTTTTTCTGGAAGTATTGCTTCGGCTCCATCAGCAGAAGGGGCACCCCAAGTTATTCATCATCGACAATGCCACCCAAGCCATAGAACAATACCTGGATAAACTGCCTGCCCAGCCCGAATGGCACCTATTGGTCACCTCCAGAGAACGCATTCATGGATTACATCCGATGTCATTGGATTTCCTTTCCCCAGAAGAAGCTATTCTTCTTTTCAAAAAGCATTGCACTACCATTAAAGAAGAAGCGCTGATCAAAGAAGTTGTCGAAACAGTCGATTACCACACCCTGACCATTGAGATTTTGGCTAAAACAGCAGAAAAACAACGCACGGATATACAGGATCTTAAACGGGCGCTGGAACAAGATTTACGGGCTAATGTAAAAACCCGGCATAGTAAAAACAACATCGAAAAGATCACTTCCTACCTAAGTACCATTTTTACGATCAGTGGACTGGACGAAAAAGAAATAGGGCTGATGAAACAATTCGCCAGCCTTCCTCCGGTGTTTCATAGCTATGAATTACTAGATGAACTCATAGACCCCCAAGCCAGTGAAAGCGCTGATTTTTTCTCGGAAACATTGGCAAATCTGGTCGAAAAAGGATGGCTCATCAAGGAGGAGGCTACGGATAATTATAAAATGCACCGCATCATTATAGACATCACGCAGACAAAAGCCGCCATTGAGCCTGATGATATAGCCCCGCTCATCGAACAGGTAACGAGTAAGTTAAGTATGGATTATACTAAGGATAATCCGATTGATAAATTTCAATGGATTCCCTATGGAAATGCCATTTTAAAAGCCTTGCCAACCAGTGATGCCGCTCCAATAGCTAACCTGCAAAATAATTTGGCATTAGTGCTTAAAGACCTGGGGGATTATCAGGGCGCCAAAACCCTCTTGGAAAAAGCGATGCAGTCCGATGAGCACAACTTTGGAAAAGACCATCCCACCACCGCCGTAAGGTATTCCAATTTGGCATTAGTGCTTCAAGACCTAGGGGATTATCAGGGCGCCAAAACCCTCTTGGAAAAAGCGATGCAGTCCGATGAGCACAACTTTGGAAAAGACCATCCCACCACCGCCGTAAGGTATTCCAATTTGGCATTAGTGCTTCAAGACCTTGGGGATTATCAGGGCGCCAAAACCCTCTTGGAAAAAGCCATGCAGTCCGCGGAGCACAACTTTGGAAAAGACCATCCCACCACCGCCGTAAGGTATTCCAATTTGGCATTAGTGCTTCAAGACCTTGGGGATTATCAGGGCGCCAAAACCCTCTTGGAAAAAGCGATGCAGTCCGATGAGCACCACTTTGGAAAAGACCATCCCAACACCGCCGGAAGTTATTCAATTTGGCAACCGTGCTTCATGCCCTTGGAGATTATCAGGGCGCCAAAACCCTCTTGGAAAAAGCGATGCACTCCGATGAGCACAACTTTGGAAAAGACCATCCCAATACGGCTAGAAGGTATTCCAATTTGGCAACCGTGCTTAAAGCCCTTGGGGATTATCAGGGCGCCAAAACCCTCTTGGAAAAAGCCATGCAGTCCGATGAGCACAACTTTGGAAAAGACCATCCCACCACCGCCGTAA